GTTGCCTGAACCGTAGTTCTCGAAGACAGACCACCACTTGGAGTCCACAGAGTTCTTGTCTTTCAGAAACTGCTCGTAGAGCTCATCTACAAGCCACTCATTTCCGCCGAACTCTTCGGGTAGACGGTGGTTTGGCTGCTCTGGCACGTGATACGCCTCTTCCATTTTTGTTTGCCCGCTGGAATGAGAGCCGGCCTCGGTGCCGGCCTGGTCCAGTGCCGGGTTGCGTGAACCCAGACCTTTGCCAGTCTAGTGACGACGCTTGCTGAGGGCTAATCTACAGAGCGTAAAAGTTTGCGTGCCATTCGGGCCCGCCTCTGGATAGACTGGTCTTCTTATGGACAGTCATTCCAGGTGCCGGCCTGGACGCTCCCGACGCCGCCGCAGCCATGCTGCCCCCGCGGCGTCCGATCCAGCCGGCAGACCCCGATCCCATGCCCATCCACCCACCCGCGGACTGACCGCTGCCAGTCGAGGGGGTGACCACGCTCCATGGAATGGCTCTTCCTCGTCTTCGGCATCCTGCTGATCTTCGGCACCGGCTTCTTCGTGGCCGTGGAGTTCTCCCTCGTGGCGCTCGACCAGGCGCAGGTCCAGGCCGCCGTCGACGACGGTGACGAGGCCGCGAAACCCCTGCTGGCCTGCCTGAAGTCCCTTTCCACTCAGCTCTCCAGCTGTCAGCTGGGCATCACCCTGACCACGCTCCTCACGGGCTACGTGCTGGAACCGTCGGTCGGCAGCCTGCTGAAGGAACCCCTCCGGGGGCTCGGCCTCGCCGATCCGACGCCGGTGTCCCTCGTGATCGCGATGATCGCCGCCACCGTGTTCTCCATGATTTTGGGCGAGCTGGTGCCGAAGAACCTCGCGATCGCTCAGGCGATGGCGGTCGGCAAGGCGGTGGCACGCCCGCAGCTGGTGTTCACCATGATCTTCAAGCCCGCGATCATCGTCCTCAACGGCTTCTCCAACAAAGTGCTCGGCATCTTCGGCCTGGAGGCCAAGGAGGAGATCTCCGGCGCGCGCACCCCGGACGAGCTCGCGTCGCTCGTGCGCCGTTCCGCGGAGATGGGGACGCTGGATCCCGGCACCGCCGAGTTCCTGGCGCGGACCCTGCGCTTCTCCGACAAGACCGCGGCCGATGTCATGACCCCGCGTTTCCGCATGGAGACGCTGGACGCGGTGGAGCCGGTGACCGCCGTCGTCGACGCGGCCCGCGCCACCGGCTATTCCCGCTTCCCCGTCACCGGAGAGTCCGTGGACGACATCAGGGGAGTGGTGCACATCAAGAAGGCCGTGGCCGTGCCGACGGCCAAGCGCGCCGAGCTGGAGGTCGGATCCCTCATGACCGAGGTGTTCCGGGTTCCGGAGACCATCCCGCTGGACGATCTGATCGCCGAGCTGCGCGCCTCCAACATGCAGCTGGCCGTGGTGCTGGACGAGTACGGTGGCACCGCCGGCGTCGTGACGCTGGAGGACCTGGTCGAGGAGATCGTGGGCGAGGTCGCCGACGAGCATGACCGGCGGAGGCCGGGCGTGCTCCAGGGCGCCGACGGCCGGTGGTTCTTCCCCGGCCTGCTGCGTCCGGACGAGGTCGGGGCTCAGATCAAGGGCCTCGTGATCCCCGAGGACGGTTCGTATGAAACGGTGGGTGGCTTCGTGATGAGCAGCCTGGGACGCATCCCGGTGGCCGGCGATCACGTGGCGGTCCACGGCGGCGAACTGCGCGTGGTGCGGATGGACGGACGCCGGGTGGACCGGCTCGCCTTCCTGCCCCGTGACGAGGAGACCGCGGAGGGGGAGCGCCATGAGTGACTGGATGGGAATCCTCTGGCTGGTGGTGCTGCTGCTCGGCAACGCGTTCTTCGTGGCGGCGGAGTTCGCCATCATGTCCGCGCGGCGCAGCCAGATCGAGCCCTTGGCCGAGGCGGGGTCGCGACGCGCGGCCACCACCCTGAAGGCCATGGAACAGGTCTCGCTCATGCTCGCCTGTGCGCAGCTCGGCATCACGGTGTGTTCGCTGCTCATCCTGCAGGTGGCCGAACCGGCCATCCACCACCTGATCGCGGAGCCGCTGGAGCATCTCGGCATTCCGGAGACGCTCGCCGGCGCGCTGGCGTTCGCCGCGGCACTGATCGTGGTGACCTTCCTGCACGTGACCTTCGGCGAGATGGTGCCGAAGAACATCTCGGTGTCCGCCGCGGACAAGGCGGCCCTGCTGCTGGCCCCCGTGCTGGCGGCACTGGCGACCATGCTCCGTCCGGTCGTGGCCACGCTGAATTGGTGCGCCAACCACGTGCTGAAGCTCATGCGCGTGGAGCCGAAGGACGAGGTGACCTCGACCTTCACGCTCGAGGAGGTGCAGTCGATCGTCCACGAATCCACGCGGCACGGCCTCGTGGAGGACGACGCCGGCCTGCTCACCGGGGCGCTGGAGTTCTCCGAGCGCCGCGCCTCCCAGGTCATGGTCCCGCTGGACCGCCTGGCCACGCTCAGTGAGGACGCCACCCCGCAGCAGTTCGAGCGGATGGTCGCCAGGACCGGGTACTCCCGCATCCTGCTCAAGGATGACGAGGGGGAGCTGTCCGGGTATCTCCACATCAAGGACGTCATCTCCATCCCGGAGTCCCAGTACGACCAGCCCATCGCCGTGGTCCGCCAGCGTTCGCTGGTGAACATCGACCCGGAGATGGAGATCGAGGACGTGCTGGCCCGGATGCAGAAGAGCGGGTCCCACGTGGCCCGGGTGGTGGACGGACAGGGGCACACCCTGGGCGTCCTCTTCCTCGAAGACGTCATCGAGGAACTCGTGGGGGAGATCCAGGACGAGACGCAGGCGAAGGACGCCGTGCGGTACTGGGAGAGTCAGCGGACGCCTGAGGATCAGTGAGTTCCGCCCTTAAATGGAAATGATTCTCATTTAGGTCTAGGCTGGGGGAAGCAACCTTCCCCCAGCCTGAACCAGAGGTGCCCGTGCAGTCCCGAAAGAACGTGCAGTTCCGTAAGACGACCTTGTCCCTGACCGCGCTGTCCGGCGTCGTCCTCCTCGGCGTCGCCGCCTGCTCCACCCCCGGCAGCAGCGCCGCGGGCACGGAGAGCGCCAAGTCCGGTGAGATCACCGTCGTCGCGTCCACGAGCGCCTACGGCAGCCTCGTCAAGGCCATCGGCGGCGACAAGGTGACAGTCGAATCGATCGTCTCCAAGATCAGCCAGGACCCCCACTCCTACGAGGCCACGGCGCAGGATCGCCTCAAGGTCTCCAAGGCCGGTCTCGTCGTGGTGAACGGCGGAGGCTATGACAGCTTCATGGACGGCATGGTGGCCGACGCCAAGCTCGACCCTGCCAATGTCATCAACGCGGTGACCGTCTCCGGCCTCCAGCAGGAGAGCGCCGAGAGCCCGGCTCCGAGCGCCTCCGCGGCGGACGACCACGGGCACGATCATGACCACGGCTCCTTCAACGAGCACGTCTGGTACAACTTCCCGGCCATGCAGAAGGTCGCGGCCCAGGTGGAGCAGCGGCTGAGCGCGCTGGCCCCGGCGTCGGCGGCGGAGTTCAAGCACAACGCGGACGCCTTCACCTCCCGCCTCGGCGACTACCAGCAGACCCTGGAGAAACTGACGAAGGGCAGCCATGTGGATGTGGCGGTCACCGAGCCGGTGCCGCTCTACCTCCTTGAGGCGGCGGGCCTGCACAACGTCACCCCGGAGGAGTTCACGAGCGCCGTGGAGGAGGGTCATGACGTCCCGGCCTCCGTGCTCGACGAGACTCTCAAGCTCTTCTCCTCGAAGAAGGCCGCCTTCCTCGCCTACAACGAGCAGACCTCCGGCCCGCAGACCGAAGCGGTGAAGAAGGCCGCCACGGACGCCGGAGCGCCGGTCGTGTCCTTCACGGAGACCCTCCCGGACGGCAAGGACTACCTGAGCTGGATGTCGGACAACGTGAACGCCGTCCAGAAGGCCGTGGAGAAGGTCCGGGGCTAAAGTGAGAGTGGTGCGCCGCTGCGCACCCTCCATCGTCCCGTGCTCAGGGAGAACATGAACGAGAAAACGATGCACCCGGCCCCGGCCTCCCTGATGTCACTCAGGGGGGCCGGGCTCGGCTTCGGTCAGCGCGTCCTCTGGGAGGACCTGGACCTGGACCTCAAGGCGGGCGAATTCCTCGCCGTCCTCGGCGCCAACGGCAGCGGCAAGAGCTCGCTGCTCCGCGTCCTGCTGGGGCTCCTCCCGCTGACCGCCGGAACGCTGGAGAGCCGGGTCCCCAAGGAACGCGTGGGCTACGTGCCCCAGCAGAAGTCCTTCGCCCCGGACACCGCCCTGCGGGCGCGAGATCTCGTGGCGCTCGGCGTCGACGGGCACCGCTGGGGCGTCCGGCTGGAACGGCGCGGAGTCCATCGCAAGGTCGATGAGCTGCTCGCCCACGTCGGGGCCTCCGACTACGCCAAAGTCCCGGTGGGCCAGCTCTCCGGCGGCGAACAGCAGCGCCTGAGGATCGCGCAGGCGCTCGCCGCGGATCCCGCCATCCTGCTCTGTGACGAGCCGCTGCTCTCCCTGGACCCGCGCCACCAGAACATCGTGAGCGAACTGGTCAACCGTCAGTGCCGTGATGAGGGCTCCGCCGTGGTGTTCGTGACCCACGAACTCAACCCTGTGCTGCCCTATGTGGACAAGGTTCTTTACCTGGCCGGAGGACGATTCTGCATCGGCACCCCTGACGAGGTCATGAACACCGAGACCCTGTCCGAGCTGTACCAGGGTCATGTGGAAGTGATCCGGTCCGGCGACCGGCTGATGGTCTCGGGCAT
This portion of the Arthrobacter woluwensis genome encodes:
- a CDS encoding metal ABC transporter ATP-binding protein, whose amino-acid sequence is MSLRGAGLGFGQRVLWEDLDLDLKAGEFLAVLGANGSGKSSLLRVLLGLLPLTAGTLESRVPKERVGYVPQQKSFAPDTALRARDLVALGVDGHRWGVRLERRGVHRKVDELLAHVGASDYAKVPVGQLSGGEQQRLRIAQALAADPAILLCDEPLLSLDPRHQNIVSELVNRQCRDEGSAVVFVTHELNPVLPYVDKVLYLAGGRFCIGTPDEVMNTETLSELYQGHVEVIRSGDRLMVSGIPEQVHHEQESE
- a CDS encoding hemolysin family protein; this translates as MSDWMGILWLVVLLLGNAFFVAAEFAIMSARRSQIEPLAEAGSRRAATTLKAMEQVSLMLACAQLGITVCSLLILQVAEPAIHHLIAEPLEHLGIPETLAGALAFAAALIVVTFLHVTFGEMVPKNISVSAADKAALLLAPVLAALATMLRPVVATLNWCANHVLKLMRVEPKDEVTSTFTLEEVQSIVHESTRHGLVEDDAGLLTGALEFSERRASQVMVPLDRLATLSEDATPQQFERMVARTGYSRILLKDDEGELSGYLHIKDVISIPESQYDQPIAVVRQRSLVNIDPEMEIEDVLARMQKSGSHVARVVDGQGHTLGVLFLEDVIEELVGEIQDETQAKDAVRYWESQRTPEDQ
- a CDS encoding hemolysin family protein, giving the protein MEWLFLVFGILLIFGTGFFVAVEFSLVALDQAQVQAAVDDGDEAAKPLLACLKSLSTQLSSCQLGITLTTLLTGYVLEPSVGSLLKEPLRGLGLADPTPVSLVIAMIAATVFSMILGELVPKNLAIAQAMAVGKAVARPQLVFTMIFKPAIIVLNGFSNKVLGIFGLEAKEEISGARTPDELASLVRRSAEMGTLDPGTAEFLARTLRFSDKTAADVMTPRFRMETLDAVEPVTAVVDAARATGYSRFPVTGESVDDIRGVVHIKKAVAVPTAKRAELEVGSLMTEVFRVPETIPLDDLIAELRASNMQLAVVLDEYGGTAGVVTLEDLVEEIVGEVADEHDRRRPGVLQGADGRWFFPGLLRPDEVGAQIKGLVIPEDGSYETVGGFVMSSLGRIPVAGDHVAVHGGELRVVRMDGRRVDRLAFLPRDEETAEGERHE
- a CDS encoding metal ABC transporter solute-binding protein, Zn/Mn family translates to MQSRKNVQFRKTTLSLTALSGVVLLGVAACSTPGSSAAGTESAKSGEITVVASTSAYGSLVKAIGGDKVTVESIVSKISQDPHSYEATAQDRLKVSKAGLVVVNGGGYDSFMDGMVADAKLDPANVINAVTVSGLQQESAESPAPSASAADDHGHDHDHGSFNEHVWYNFPAMQKVAAQVEQRLSALAPASAAEFKHNADAFTSRLGDYQQTLEKLTKGSHVDVAVTEPVPLYLLEAAGLHNVTPEEFTSAVEEGHDVPASVLDETLKLFSSKKAAFLAYNEQTSGPQTEAVKKAATDAGAPVVSFTETLPDGKDYLSWMSDNVNAVQKAVEKVRG